Proteins found in one Trichoplusia ni isolate ovarian cell line Hi5 chromosome 14, tn1, whole genome shotgun sequence genomic segment:
- the LOC113500929 gene encoding venom allergen 5-like produces MELNVFFILTFLTIAQCKLITLSCIQIRAFVDGHNSRRLLLAQGKVPGQPAASEMNSVVWDEELHVKASRWAIQNYNYHNPDRNTISGRFTTGENLYWYSTTNSKYELDPNNPLESWFSEHVNFTFGPLHAHDFDISNNYDIGHYTQMIWSDSVYIGCAISQTFKNGWNKFFVVCNYGPGGNYIKEKPYKTSIGSSGKLKCGAKDCNHPYGRKCKKINT; encoded by the exons ATGGAACTGAATGTGTTCTTTATTTTGACTTTCTTGACTATCGCACAATGCAAAT TGATAACGTTGTCATGTATACAAATTCGTGCGTTTGTGGATGGTCACAATTCGAGGAGGCTGCTGCTAGCCCAGGGCAAGGTACCGGGACAGCCAGCGGCTAGTGAAATGAACAGTGTG GTTTGGGATGAGGAGCTACATGTCAAAGCATCTAGATGGGCAATACAAAACTATAATTACCACAACCCGGATAGAAATACCA taTCCGGCAGATTTACCACGGGGGAAAATTTGTATTGGTATTCTACGACGAACAGTAAATACGAACTGGATCCGAACAACCCTTTAGAGTCTTGGTTCAGCGAGCATGTGAACTTTACCTTTGGTCCTTTACACGCCCATGACTTCGATATCTCCAATAACTATGACATTGGGCACTACACTCAG ATGATATGGTCTGACAGCGTCTACATCGGCTGCGCTATAtcgcaaacattcaaaaacGGATGGAACAAGTTTTTTGTAGTCTGCAACTATGGACCAGG tgGCAACTACATCAAAGAAAAACCATACAAGACTAGTATAGGCTCCAGTGGCAAATTAAAGTGCGGCGCCAAAGACTGCAACCATCCATACGGAcgaaagtgtaaaaaaataaatacgtga
- the LOC113500927 gene encoding putative serine protease K12H4.7 → MIIFFVLLSVLSSSWGLQEIELKTFLREDMPPPATNLSLARNVFQSYINMPLDHFDPQNDKRFAMRFMFNEEFFGGPGSPIFIMAGGEWDIHPAWLAAGNMYEMARENKGYLIYTEHRYYGKTLPFKEHTTENLRFLNMDQALADLAHFITEVKTQPRFNNSEVIMYGGSYAANMVMWFKQRYPHLVLGSIASSGPILAKIDFPEYLEVVHEAYLLEGGDQCISIIRQGIQDTIAHMNTDEGREALEAAFGICEPIDYSDPYDLGYFSGLITWSFSNTVQRASPGSLIQICNNFTGNYYGNTPMEKIGGFVSLVQNRTENECWDIVYDNFLDSYNKTDNSRAWYYQTCTEYGFFQIAPKSGTVFDSLKWLNLDFYITACKRLFDERFDEKFVYAAADRVNLVYGGLDPEVKNTVNIHGYIDPWRALGVYDEHISETSPTYTIERASHCFDMQGWLPSDTIRMTFMKQEARRIVASWLSNRKNH, encoded by the exons atg ATTATTTTCTTCGTACTTCTAAGTGTGTTGTCGTCGTCATGGGGACTGCAGGAGATAGAATTGAAAACTTTCTTGAGGGAGGACATGCCGCCTCCTGCAACCAACCTCTCGTTGGCCAGAAACGTTTTCCAAAGCTATATAAATATGCCACTGGACCACTTTGATCCACAAAATGATAAACGCTTCGCAATG cGATTCATGTTCAACGAAGAGTTCTTCGGTGGTCCTGGCTCTCCTATATTTATAATGGCGGGAGGAGAATGGGACATACACCCTGCCTGGCTAGCTGCCGGCAATATGTACGAAATGGCACGAGAGAACAAAGGCTACCTGATATACACAGAACATCGTTACTATGGAAAAACATTACCTTTCAA gGAACATACCACTGAAAATTTGCGTTTCCTTAATATGGACCAAGCTCTCGCAGACCTTGCTCATTTTATCACAGAAGTGAAGACACAGCCTCGTTTTAATAACAGCGAGGTGATAATGTACGGAGGTTCTTACGCTGCCAATATGGTAATGTGGTTCAAACAACGTTACCCTCACTTGGTGCTCGGCAGTATTGCTTCTAGTGGCCCCATTTTAGCCAAAATTGATTTTCCAG agtACCTAGAGGTGGTTCACGAAGCATATCTTTTGGAAGGTGGTGATCAGTGTATTTCAATAATTCGTCAAGGCATTCAGGACACTATCGCACATATGAATACCGATGAAGGAAGGGAAGCTTTAGAAGCTGCATTTGG AATTTGCGAGCCAATTGACTACAGCGACCCCTACGACCTCGGCTACTTTTCGGGGTTAATAACATGGTCTTTTTCTAATACTGTACAGCGCGCGTCCCCTGGATCACTGATACAAATCTGCAACAATTTCACCGGGAATTATTACG GAAACACACCAATGGAGAAAATTGGAGGGTTCGTATCATTAGTACAAAATCGTACTGAAAATGAATGTTGGGATATTGTGTACGATAATTTCCTCGACTCCTACAATAAAACTGACAATA GCCGTGCTTGGTACTACCAAACTTGTACCGAGTACGGATTTTTCCAGATTGCACCGAAATCAGGTACCGTGTTCGACTCTTTGAAGTGGCTTAACTTGGATTTCTATATCACTGCGTGCAAGAGACTCTTCGATGAAAg aTTCGACGAAAAATTCGTTTACGCGGCAGCCGACCGCGTGAATTTAGTTTATGGAGGTTTAGATCCTGAAGTTAAAAACACTGTTAATATTCACGGCTACATAGACCCATGGCGCGCACTAGGAGTCTACGATGAACATATCTCGGAAACTTCACCTACCTATACTATAGaaag AGCCTCACATTGCTTCGACATGCAAGGTTGGTTGCCCAGCGACACCATAAGAATGACTTTTATGAAACAGGAAGCAAGAAGAATAGTGGCTTCATGGCTTTCTAACAGAAAAAACCACTAA